In Amycolatopsis jiangsuensis, the following proteins share a genomic window:
- a CDS encoding IS256 family transposase — MAAPHSVDPAQLVEELASAGVSPDLLQTMIATMANALMSSQADQQCGAGYGERSSERTNQRNGYRAREWDTRAGTIELAVPKLRQGSYFPDWLLTHRRRAEQALVTVVATAYLLGVSTRRVEKLAEQLGVKSLSRSQVSEMATHLDGQVAAFRERPLDQGPYTFVWVDALTVKVREDGRVVNVHALLATGVNADGHREILGLDVASSEDGAGWLAFLRGLVARGLSGVQLVISDAHPGLVAAIASALPGAAWQRCRTHYLRNLLSRVPKSAQPHVATQVRTIFDQPDADAVTAQYGRVVDTLTARWPDAAEHLDNARDELLAFTAYPREVWRQIWSNNPQERLNKEIRRRTDVVGIFPGRDSLIRLVGAVLAEQSDEWTENRRYMGLDLLARSRIRIVTTEAAPTGSEALMTTEAITA, encoded by the coding sequence ATGGCCGCACCACACAGTGTGGACCCTGCCCAGCTTGTCGAGGAGCTCGCCTCGGCGGGTGTGTCGCCGGATCTGTTGCAGACGATGATCGCGACGATGGCGAACGCGTTGATGTCGTCGCAGGCCGATCAGCAGTGCGGGGCCGGCTATGGCGAGCGCAGCAGCGAGCGGACGAACCAGCGCAACGGCTACCGGGCCCGGGAGTGGGACACCCGAGCGGGCACGATCGAGTTGGCGGTGCCGAAGCTGCGCCAGGGCTCCTATTTCCCGGACTGGCTGCTGACCCACCGCCGCCGCGCCGAGCAGGCCCTGGTCACCGTCGTGGCCACGGCCTACCTACTCGGTGTCTCCACCCGGCGGGTGGAGAAGCTGGCCGAACAACTCGGGGTGAAGTCGCTGTCGCGTTCGCAGGTCAGCGAGATGGCCACGCACCTCGACGGGCAGGTCGCCGCGTTCCGCGAGCGCCCGCTCGACCAGGGCCCGTACACGTTCGTGTGGGTCGACGCGCTCACGGTGAAGGTCCGCGAAGACGGCCGGGTGGTCAACGTGCACGCGCTGCTCGCGACCGGGGTGAACGCCGACGGGCACCGCGAGATCCTCGGCCTGGATGTGGCCTCCAGCGAGGACGGAGCGGGCTGGTTGGCGTTCCTGCGCGGTCTGGTCGCCCGCGGCCTGTCCGGGGTCCAGCTCGTCATCTCCGACGCCCATCCCGGCTTGGTGGCGGCGATCGCCTCGGCGTTGCCGGGTGCGGCGTGGCAGCGGTGTCGCACCCACTACCTGCGTAACCTGCTCTCCCGTGTTCCGAAGTCGGCGCAGCCGCATGTCGCTACGCAGGTGCGCACGATCTTCGACCAGCCCGACGCCGACGCCGTCACAGCCCAGTACGGACGCGTGGTCGACACTCTCACCGCGCGCTGGCCCGACGCAGCCGAGCACCTCGACAACGCCCGCGATGAGCTGCTGGCGTTCACCGCATATCCGCGCGAGGTCTGGCGCCAGATCTGGTCGAACAACCCTCAAGAGCGACTGAACAAGGAGATCCGCCGTCGCACCGACGTGGTCGGGATCTTCCCCGGCCGCGACTCCCTGATCCGCCTCGTCGGCGCCGTCCTGGCCGAACAGAGTGATGAGTGGACCGAGAACCGCCGCTACATGGGCCTCGATCTACTGGCCCGCTCACGCATCCGCATCGTCACCACCGAAGCCGCACCGACCGGCAGCGAGGCACTCATGACAACCGAGGCAATAACCGCCTAG
- a CDS encoding IS982 family transposase, translating into MKNDLNTLLTALYVLVDDHVVLPRTGRGRRPLLTDSELITLATAQVLLRYDSERRWIRHLHADSRWREWFAHLPGQSGYHKRLKASEPLLRKTILALSLCCPSWFDDMWITDATPVPCGMSRETVKRSDLAGHASYGYCASHSRWYWGLKLYLVCAGDGMPIMWCLANPKLGEREVLAALLEHNHHLVRDGQTLLADKGFAGKEFKKLTAAMGLELLRPDRKDETYRNGNLGGVRQRIESVNQTLKGQLDLEAHGGRTPAGVFTRVAQRLLAMAAGIWHNWNTGLTSKRSLIAYDH; encoded by the coding sequence GTGAAGAACGACCTGAACACCCTCCTGACGGCACTGTACGTGCTCGTCGATGACCATGTGGTGCTGCCCCGGACCGGCCGGGGACGGCGCCCACTACTCACGGACAGTGAGTTGATCACGCTGGCCACTGCCCAAGTGTTGCTGCGGTATGACTCCGAGCGCCGATGGATTCGCCATCTTCATGCCGACTCCCGGTGGCGTGAATGGTTTGCTCATCTTCCTGGGCAGTCCGGCTACCACAAGCGGTTAAAGGCATCAGAACCGTTGCTGCGCAAGACCATCCTGGCCCTTTCCCTGTGCTGTCCGTCCTGGTTTGACGACATGTGGATCACCGATGCCACCCCGGTGCCGTGCGGGATGTCCCGGGAAACCGTGAAGCGCTCCGACCTGGCCGGCCACGCCAGTTACGGCTACTGTGCGTCACACTCTCGGTGGTATTGGGGGCTCAAGCTTTACCTCGTCTGCGCCGGCGACGGCATGCCGATCATGTGGTGCCTGGCCAACCCGAAACTCGGCGAACGCGAGGTCTTGGCCGCCCTGCTCGAGCACAACCACCACCTCGTTCGTGACGGCCAGACCCTGTTGGCGGACAAGGGTTTCGCCGGCAAGGAATTCAAGAAGCTGACCGCGGCGATGGGGCTGGAGTTGCTGCGCCCGGACCGCAAGGACGAGACCTACCGCAACGGCAACCTCGGCGGTGTCCGTCAACGGATCGAGTCGGTCAACCAGACCCTCAAGGGCCAGCTCGACCTCGAAGCCCACGGCGGACGCACCCCCGCCGGAGTGTTCACCCGCGTCGCCCAACGCCTGCTGGCCATGGCCGCCGGCATCTGGCACAACTGGAACACCGGCCTGACCAGCAAACGATCACTCATCGCCTACGACCACTAA
- a CDS encoding EAL domain-containing protein — protein sequence MLTDTNGVTLPAAELERTLLAFAGEVAAAPPADDGALLRFTALFGAAPIGIALADPSGVIVEANAALAKLLGAATERLLGRHLAELAATPQDAGRLRAGLERITDAGDERRTVRGVHLDHRVDGGLITNVTLASLPGDQPGTRFPVLMAADADDLHLLGERLLHQNLHDPLTGLPNGAAFTARLEAALAAADDGEIALVYLDVDGFRVVNDGLGTGVADQVLKKVAGKLNAVFGGPHEGYEGYVARLSGDGFAALLRGPQLTRPHAVALVDRALADLNEPDYLDGQGIGVSASAGIVVRPAAEGEHVELLRAAELALHRAKEAGKAQWMLFDPQQDAHDRSRYQLGAVIAGALENGEFSLIYQPTVKLAKPDEIAAVNAGLRWHHPEQGELDSAEFYPLAQTTGMTVPLGRWLLAESLAATARWRDRYGDAAPDVCIRLPKRLATDPDLVLLVKEQLDRHALPARALRLCTDRESMFDGKGEVLDSFTVLADLGAQLVLTISGSSDLELIPRFGLPVRHVILSGAVIDALAEDPAETDVRHLGQLVTRAKELNLRIGAEGVRSAGHAQRLRELGVLAARGAFVTDSATGDEVDEMIERHAR from the coding sequence ATGCTGACCGACACCAACGGAGTAACGCTCCCCGCCGCCGAGCTCGAGCGGACGCTGCTCGCCTTCGCCGGCGAGGTCGCCGCTGCCCCGCCGGCGGACGACGGTGCGCTGCTCCGCTTCACCGCGCTGTTCGGCGCCGCGCCGATCGGCATCGCGCTGGCCGACCCCTCCGGCGTCATCGTGGAAGCGAACGCGGCGCTCGCGAAACTCCTCGGCGCCGCGACCGAGCGGCTGTTGGGCAGGCACCTCGCAGAACTGGCCGCCACCCCGCAGGACGCCGGCCGGCTGCGTGCCGGGCTGGAGCGGATCACCGACGCCGGCGACGAACGGCGGACGGTGCGGGGCGTCCACCTGGACCACCGCGTGGACGGCGGCCTGATCACGAACGTCACGCTCGCCTCGCTGCCCGGCGACCAGCCGGGCACCCGCTTCCCGGTGCTGATGGCCGCCGACGCGGACGACCTGCACCTGCTCGGGGAACGGCTGCTGCACCAGAACCTGCACGATCCGCTCACCGGACTGCCGAACGGTGCCGCCTTCACCGCCCGGCTCGAGGCCGCGCTCGCCGCGGCCGACGACGGTGAGATCGCCTTGGTCTACCTGGACGTCGACGGGTTCCGGGTGGTCAACGACGGGCTCGGCACCGGGGTGGCCGACCAGGTGCTGAAGAAGGTGGCGGGCAAGCTGAACGCCGTGTTCGGCGGACCGCACGAGGGCTACGAGGGTTACGTGGCCCGGCTGTCCGGCGACGGGTTCGCGGCACTGCTGCGCGGTCCGCAGCTGACCCGGCCGCACGCGGTGGCACTCGTCGACCGCGCGCTGGCCGACCTGAACGAGCCGGACTACCTCGACGGGCAGGGCATCGGCGTGAGCGCGAGCGCCGGCATCGTGGTGCGCCCGGCCGCCGAGGGCGAGCACGTCGAGCTGCTGCGGGCCGCGGAACTCGCGCTGCACCGGGCGAAGGAGGCCGGCAAGGCGCAGTGGATGCTGTTCGATCCGCAGCAGGACGCCCACGACCGCAGCCGGTACCAGCTCGGCGCGGTGATCGCGGGGGCGCTGGAGAACGGCGAGTTCTCGCTGATCTACCAGCCGACCGTGAAGCTGGCCAAACCGGACGAGATCGCCGCGGTGAACGCCGGGCTGCGCTGGCATCATCCGGAGCAGGGCGAGCTCGACTCCGCCGAGTTCTACCCGCTCGCGCAGACCACCGGCATGACCGTGCCGCTCGGCCGGTGGCTGCTGGCCGAATCGCTGGCGGCCACCGCGCGCTGGCGCGACCGGTACGGCGACGCCGCGCCGGACGTGTGCATCCGGCTGCCGAAGCGGCTGGCCACCGATCCCGATCTGGTGCTGCTGGTCAAGGAACAGCTCGACCGGCACGCGTTGCCCGCCCGCGCGCTGCGGCTGTGCACCGACCGCGAGTCGATGTTCGACGGCAAGGGCGAGGTGCTGGATTCCTTCACCGTGCTCGCCGACCTGGGCGCGCAGCTGGTGCTCACGATTTCCGGCTCGTCCGATCTCGAGCTGATCCCCCGGTTCGGGCTGCCGGTGCGGCACGTGATCCTCAGTGGCGCGGTGATCGACGCGCTCGCCGAGGACCCCGCCGAGACCGATGTGCGCCACCTCGGCCAGCTCGTCACCCGGGCCAAGGAGCTGAACCTGCGGATCGGCGCGGAGGGGGTGCGCAGCGCCGGGCACGCCCAGCGGCTGCGGGAGCTGGGGGTGCTGGCCGCGCGCGGCGCGTTCGTCACCGACTCGGCCACCGGCGACGAGGTGGACGAGATGATCGAACGACACGCCCGCTGA
- a CDS encoding cytochrome P450, translating into MRGAAGRITGAASAARERMPPLTAIPLPRGVDERWLGARWPVRELAAPPPGSGLEPVLGDDGPPVVGHAPDMMRFGLEFTFRRFEQYGPVSWSGAFGRRIVSLSGPEATRIALVNKDKAFSQEGWKFFIEHFFERGLMLLDFGEHHLHRRIMQQAFTRDRLERYVTQMGPPLREGIRAWGAGGRPRLYWALKQLTLDVATRVFMDLPSSGGGFDAARINRAFVSAVRAGTALVRHPVPGGRWAAGLRGRRLLERYFGANLPAKRAGGGDDLFSALCQAVTEDGDRFGDVDVVNHMIFLMMAAHDTTTITSSAMAYYLAKHPQWQERAREESLRLGDELPDLEALESLETLDLVMKEALRLRAPVPSLARMTTKDTEVLGHHLPARTLVSVSPTINHFDPECWTDPRSFDPERFGPDRREDKTHRFAWMPFGGGAHKCVGLQFGSLEVKALMHEMLRTYRWSVPEDYHVKWDYVSLPVPADGLPVRLAYR; encoded by the coding sequence CTGGCCGCGCCACCACCGGGCAGCGGGCTGGAACCGGTCCTCGGCGACGACGGGCCGCCGGTGGTCGGGCACGCGCCGGACATGATGCGTTTCGGCCTGGAGTTCACCTTCCGCCGTTTCGAGCAGTACGGGCCGGTGTCCTGGTCCGGCGCGTTCGGCCGCCGGATCGTGTCGCTGTCCGGGCCGGAGGCCACCCGGATCGCGCTCGTGAACAAGGACAAGGCGTTCTCGCAGGAAGGCTGGAAGTTCTTCATCGAGCACTTCTTCGAACGCGGGCTGATGCTGCTGGACTTCGGCGAGCACCACCTGCACCGCCGGATCATGCAGCAGGCGTTCACGCGGGACCGGCTGGAGCGCTACGTCACGCAGATGGGCCCGCCGCTGCGGGAAGGCATCCGCGCCTGGGGCGCCGGCGGACGGCCACGGCTGTACTGGGCGCTCAAGCAGCTGACCCTCGACGTCGCGACCCGGGTGTTCATGGATCTTCCGTCCTCCGGCGGCGGGTTCGACGCGGCGCGGATCAACCGCGCCTTCGTGAGCGCCGTGCGGGCCGGCACCGCGCTGGTACGCCATCCGGTGCCGGGTGGCCGCTGGGCGGCAGGGCTGCGCGGGCGACGACTGCTGGAGCGCTACTTCGGCGCGAACCTGCCGGCGAAACGGGCCGGCGGCGGGGACGACCTGTTCTCCGCGCTGTGCCAGGCCGTCACCGAGGACGGCGACCGGTTCGGCGACGTGGACGTCGTGAACCACATGATCTTCCTGATGATGGCCGCACACGACACCACGACCATCACCAGCAGCGCGATGGCCTACTACCTCGCCAAGCACCCGCAGTGGCAGGAACGCGCACGGGAGGAATCGCTGCGGCTCGGCGACGAGCTGCCGGACCTCGAGGCACTGGAAAGCCTCGAAACACTGGATCTGGTGATGAAGGAGGCGCTGCGGCTGCGCGCGCCGGTGCCCTCGCTGGCCCGGATGACCACAAAGGACACCGAGGTGCTCGGCCACCACCTGCCCGCGCGCACGCTGGTCAGTGTTTCCCCGACGATCAACCACTTCGACCCGGAATGCTGGACCGACCCGAGGTCCTTCGACCCGGAGCGGTTCGGGCCCGATCGCCGGGAGGACAAGACCCACCGCTTCGCCTGGATGCCCTTCGGGGGCGGGGCGCACAAGTGCGTCGGACTGCAGTTCGGCAGCCTCGAGGTGAAGGCGCTGATGCACGAGATGCTGCGGACCTACCGCTGGTCGGTGCCGGAGGACTACCACGTGAAGTGGGATTACGTCTCGCTTCCGGTGCCCGCCGACGGGCTTCCGGTACGGCTCGCCTATCGTTGA
- a CDS encoding alpha/beta hydrolase, with protein sequence MAETGPGLTRWRPRGSTRAVALVLHGGAEHGTAQVRPWRLAYLRMVPLARALHRAGRADGLEVLLLRNRLYGWNAPAENPVPDARWALERIHADHPGVPVVLVGHSMGGRVALRVADDPAVLGVCALAPWTPPGEPVDAVRGRSVLIVHGTRDRMTSPAASYAFAARARAVAERVVRYEIAGEGHAMLRRPAVWTRLMCAFTRELTGAGEKDETFRRAAAAPGDEGLRLPG encoded by the coding sequence GTGGCGGAGACGGGGCCGGGCCTCACCCGATGGCGCCCTCGCGGCAGCACGCGCGCGGTGGCGCTCGTCCTGCACGGCGGGGCGGAGCACGGCACCGCGCAGGTGCGCCCGTGGCGGCTGGCCTACCTGCGGATGGTTCCGCTGGCCCGGGCACTGCACCGGGCGGGCCGGGCCGACGGGCTCGAGGTACTCCTGCTGCGCAACCGCCTGTACGGCTGGAACGCGCCCGCGGAGAACCCGGTCCCGGACGCGCGATGGGCGCTGGAACGGATCCACGCCGACCACCCGGGCGTGCCGGTCGTGCTGGTCGGCCATTCCATGGGCGGGCGGGTCGCCCTGCGGGTCGCGGACGATCCGGCGGTCCTCGGCGTGTGCGCGCTGGCGCCGTGGACGCCGCCCGGCGAGCCGGTGGACGCGGTGCGTGGCCGTTCGGTGCTGATCGTGCACGGCACCCGTGACCGGATGACCTCACCTGCCGCGTCCTACGCCTTCGCCGCGCGCGCCCGCGCGGTGGCCGAACGGGTCGTCCGCTACGAGATCGCCGGGGAGGGGCACGCGATGCTCCGCCGTCCCGCGGTCTGGACCAGGCTGATGTGTGCTTTCACACGGGAGCTGACCGGAGCCGGGGAAAAGGACGAGACTTTCCGCCGGGCCGCGGCCGCGCCCGGCGACGAGGGGCTGCGCCTGCCCGGATGA
- a CDS encoding LCP family protein codes for MTYGGDDGRRRMPPRPPQPAARPRQHQRAQMMPLPGRGPSPYDSRTRPMGTPGHGPGEPPPPPPRQPPPGQSAPRPRRRRRWGVGKVLMTLLLVVVLFVGGIWAYLEFSINRVDALSDYSGRPAAASGANWLIVGSDSRAGLTSEQEENLATGGETDASGQRTDTIMVAHVPDNSTKPTLLSLPRDSRVKIPGHGTSKINAAFAIGGPALLAKTVEGATGLHIDHYAEIGFGGFANIVDAIGGVDMCIEKDMNDPKTGIKIKAGCQQLEGREALGFVRMRYSDATPRSDLDRVANQRKFIGALVSQIASPGTLLNPFDFFPLLSAAPDALTMDSGDHVHNLAGLALAMRGISDGGVVTTTVPLTSSSAEHWDKAKSQQLFDALKNDTEVPPDIIVS; via the coding sequence ATGACGTACGGAGGCGACGACGGCAGGCGGCGGATGCCGCCCCGGCCACCGCAGCCCGCCGCGCGCCCGCGGCAGCACCAGCGGGCGCAGATGATGCCGCTGCCGGGGCGCGGGCCGAGCCCGTACGACAGCCGCACCAGACCGATGGGCACGCCGGGGCACGGCCCGGGGGAGCCGCCGCCCCCGCCGCCGCGGCAGCCCCCGCCGGGGCAATCGGCGCCGCGGCCGCGCCGGCGTCGCCGCTGGGGCGTCGGCAAGGTCCTGATGACGCTGCTGCTCGTCGTCGTGCTGTTCGTCGGCGGGATCTGGGCGTACCTCGAGTTCTCCATCAACCGGGTGGACGCGCTGAGCGACTACTCCGGCCGTCCGGCCGCCGCGTCCGGCGCCAACTGGCTGATCGTCGGCTCGGACAGCCGCGCCGGGCTGACCTCGGAACAGGAGGAGAACCTCGCCACCGGCGGGGAGACCGACGCGAGCGGGCAGCGCACGGACACCATCATGGTCGCGCACGTGCCGGACAACTCGACGAAGCCGACGCTGCTGAGCCTGCCGCGTGACTCCCGGGTGAAGATCCCCGGCCACGGGACCAGCAAGATCAACGCCGCGTTCGCCATCGGCGGGCCGGCGCTGCTGGCGAAGACCGTCGAGGGGGCCACCGGCCTGCACATCGACCACTACGCGGAGATCGGCTTCGGCGGGTTCGCGAACATCGTCGACGCGATCGGCGGGGTCGACATGTGCATCGAGAAGGACATGAACGACCCCAAGACCGGCATCAAGATCAAGGCTGGCTGCCAGCAGCTCGAAGGCCGCGAGGCGCTCGGCTTCGTCCGGATGCGCTACAGCGACGCGACCCCGCGGTCGGACCTCGACCGGGTGGCGAACCAGCGCAAGTTCATCGGCGCGCTGGTCAGCCAGATCGCGAGCCCCGGCACGCTGCTCAACCCGTTCGACTTCTTCCCGCTGCTGTCCGCGGCCCCGGACGCGCTCACCATGGACTCCGGTGACCACGTGCACAACCTCGCCGGCCTGGCGCTGGCGATGCGGGGCATCTCCGACGGCGGGGTCGTCACCACCACCGTCCCGCTGACCAGTTCTTCGGCCGAGCACTGGGACAAGGCCAAGTCGCAGCAGCTGTTCGACGCGCTCAAGAACGACACCGAGGTGCCCCCGGACATCATCGTCAGCTGA
- a CDS encoding transcriptional regulator has translation MRLLIAVFLADQQWHDYSALREELGLPPAVLSKQLATLRIAGYLTTRPTTDGRRSAWRLSDRGRDQLLSHLAGWQRLIGAASKAVAAARANDCR, from the coding sequence GTGCGACTACTGATCGCCGTCTTCCTGGCGGACCAACAGTGGCACGACTACTCGGCGCTCCGCGAAGAACTGGGGCTCCCTCCGGCCGTTCTGTCGAAACAACTGGCCACGCTGCGCATAGCGGGTTACCTGACCACGCGACCGACAACGGACGGGCGGCGGTCAGCATGGCGGCTCTCGGACCGTGGCCGTGACCAACTGCTCTCACACCTCGCCGGATGGCAACGCCTGATCGGTGCCGCGTCCAAGGCAGTCGCGGCAGCCCGCGCGAACGATTGCCGCTGA
- a CDS encoding SAM-dependent methyltransferase, translated as MSTSSVDRPAEPTTQPVPDESRWPGLATPPHSPVRARAAEALFRRAVKALDVRVTFPDGTVLGAGGPEAPEMRILRPAAFFHRLGADAKIGFGEAYMVGDWTTADLPGVLTPFAERLATIVPPFLQRFRRLAERTQPAAEENTIEGSRSNIHRHYDLSNDLFGAFLDESMMYSSALFGPADTLTQAQHRKLDSVLDYAGVREGSEVLEIGTGWGELSIRAASRGAKVTSLTISQEQKALADARIAEAGFSDRVDVRLCDYREATGEYDSVVSVEMIEAVGAAYWPAFFGTIGGRLRPGGRFGLQAITMDHDRMVASARSYTWIHKYVFPGGIIPSVRAIEEGMRDNTRLKLAGMREFGQDYARTLRLWRERFQQRWEDIRGFGFDDVFHRMWEFYLAYSEAGFRSGHLKVHQFGFADPR; from the coding sequence TTGTCCACGTCAAGTGTTGACCGGCCGGCGGAGCCGACCACGCAGCCGGTGCCCGACGAATCCCGGTGGCCGGGGCTGGCCACGCCACCGCATTCGCCGGTACGGGCCCGCGCCGCGGAGGCGTTGTTCCGCCGTGCGGTGAAAGCGCTGGACGTGCGGGTCACGTTCCCGGACGGCACGGTGCTCGGCGCCGGCGGACCGGAAGCGCCGGAAATGCGGATCCTGCGCCCGGCGGCGTTCTTCCACCGGCTCGGCGCGGACGCCAAGATCGGCTTCGGCGAGGCCTACATGGTCGGCGACTGGACCACCGCCGACCTGCCCGGCGTGCTGACCCCGTTCGCCGAGCGGCTGGCCACCATCGTGCCGCCGTTCCTGCAGCGGTTCCGCCGGCTGGCCGAGCGCACCCAGCCGGCCGCCGAGGAGAACACCATCGAGGGCTCCCGTTCCAACATCCACCGCCACTACGACCTGTCGAACGACCTGTTCGGCGCGTTCCTGGACGAGTCGATGATGTACTCCTCCGCGCTGTTCGGGCCCGCCGACACCCTCACCCAGGCGCAGCACCGCAAGCTGGACAGCGTGCTCGACTACGCCGGCGTACGCGAGGGCAGCGAGGTGCTGGAGATCGGCACCGGCTGGGGCGAGCTGTCCATCCGCGCGGCCTCGCGCGGGGCGAAGGTCACGTCGCTGACCATCTCGCAGGAGCAGAAGGCGCTCGCCGACGCCCGGATCGCCGAGGCCGGCTTCTCCGACCGCGTCGACGTGCGGCTCTGCGACTACCGCGAGGCCACCGGCGAGTACGACTCGGTGGTCAGCGTGGAGATGATCGAGGCGGTCGGCGCGGCGTACTGGCCCGCGTTCTTCGGCACCATCGGCGGGCGGCTGCGCCCGGGCGGCCGGTTCGGGCTGCAGGCCATCACCATGGACCACGACCGGATGGTGGCCTCGGCACGGTCCTACACGTGGATCCACAAGTACGTCTTCCCCGGCGGCATCATCCCCTCGGTCCGCGCGATCGAGGAGGGCATGCGCGACAACACCCGGCTCAAGCTGGCCGGGATGCGGGAGTTCGGCCAGGACTACGCCCGCACGCTCAGGTTGTGGCGGGAGCGCTTCCAGCAGCGCTGGGAGGACATCCGCGGGTTCGGCTTCGACGACGTGTTCCACCGGATGTGGGAGTTCTACCTCGCCTACTCCGAGGCGGGCTTCCGCTCCGGGCACCTGAAGGTGCACCAGTTCGGGTTCGCCGACCCCCGCTGA
- a CDS encoding SIS domain-containing protein — protein MVSATEIWKSTSEKLEAAAEANAGQCSAAADLLLGVIRADSLVFTAGAGHSLAAVAETFYRAGGLACVYPVYHPELLPLHGAQHSTKTERRSGLAEEVLTERAPGPDDVLVVFSTSGVNPYPVELAAGARRRGASVIAVTSRACVAAAPRRSSSTLVEEGTVVIDSLVVPGDASHPPGAPRTAPLSTVVNAFLWNLILAEVLDRGTAEGLDVPLWRSSNVEGGDEANAALLAKYGPRVPALR, from the coding sequence GTGGTGAGCGCCACGGAGATCTGGAAGAGCACGTCGGAGAAGCTCGAAGCGGCGGCCGAGGCCAACGCAGGGCAGTGCTCCGCGGCGGCGGACCTGCTGCTGGGGGTGATCAGGGCGGACTCGCTCGTGTTCACCGCCGGAGCCGGGCATTCGCTCGCCGCGGTCGCCGAGACCTTCTACCGCGCGGGCGGGCTCGCCTGCGTCTATCCCGTCTACCACCCGGAGCTGCTGCCGCTGCACGGCGCGCAGCACAGCACGAAGACCGAGCGCCGCAGCGGGCTGGCCGAGGAGGTGCTCACCGAACGCGCGCCGGGACCGGACGACGTCCTCGTGGTGTTCTCGACGTCCGGGGTGAACCCGTACCCGGTCGAGCTGGCCGCGGGCGCCCGCCGCCGGGGCGCATCGGTGATCGCCGTGACGTCGCGGGCCTGTGTGGCCGCCGCGCCGCGCCGCTCGTCGAGCACCCTCGTCGAGGAGGGCACCGTGGTCATCGATTCGCTGGTCGTCCCCGGCGACGCGAGCCATCCCCCCGGCGCACCGCGCACGGCGCCGCTGTCCACAGTGGTCAACGCGTTCCTGTGGAACCTGATCCTGGCCGAAGTGCTCGACCGCGGCACCGCCGAGGGGCTCGACGTACCGCTGTGGCGCAGCTCCAATGTGGAGGGCGGGGACGAGGCGAACGCGGCGCTGCTGGCCAAGTACGGCCCGCGGGTGCCCGCGCTGCGCTGA
- a CDS encoding peroxiredoxin, giving the protein MQTGDLAPDFTLPDDQGTDRTLSTLLADGPVVLFFYPAAMTGGCTAESCHFRDLAAEFAAVGAQRVGISPDAVDKQRTFSTTNGFDYPLLSDVGGTVAKQFGVWRKILPLHTKRQTFVIGTDRRVLEVVKSELNFTTHADRALEVLRERAKA; this is encoded by the coding sequence ATGCAGACCGGCGACCTCGCGCCCGATTTCACCCTCCCCGACGACCAGGGCACCGACCGCACCCTGTCCACCCTGCTCGCCGACGGCCCGGTGGTGCTGTTCTTCTACCCCGCGGCGATGACCGGCGGGTGCACCGCGGAGAGCTGCCACTTCCGCGACCTGGCCGCGGAGTTCGCCGCGGTGGGCGCCCAGCGCGTGGGCATCAGCCCGGACGCGGTGGACAAGCAGCGCACCTTCTCCACCACCAACGGCTTCGACTATCCCCTGCTGTCCGATGTGGGCGGAACGGTGGCCAAGCAGTTCGGCGTGTGGCGCAAGATCCTGCCACTGCACACGAAACGCCAGACGTTCGTGATCGGCACCGACCGCCGCGTGCTCGAGGTGGTCAAGAGCGAGCTCAACTTCACCACGCACGCCGACCGAGCCCTGGAAGTACTGCGAGAACGCGCGAAGGCCTGA
- a CDS encoding GNAT family N-acetyltransferase, translating to MDPLTDGVVTLVRWRQEDLDVLVRTVSGSLEHLGGWLGWATGGYGEADAKEFLRAQETGESRDYAIRGPGGVVVGGCGLMDRDPGREIGYWLAKEHTGRGYVTRAAALLVAESWREGATFVDIKHDERNERSGAVPRRLGFIHHGEELADPVAPECSGFTHVWRMTRPEWIG from the coding sequence ATGGACCCACTCACCGACGGCGTGGTCACGCTCGTCCGCTGGCGCCAGGAAGACCTCGACGTGCTCGTGCGCACCGTCTCCGGATCGCTCGAGCACCTCGGCGGCTGGCTCGGCTGGGCCACCGGGGGTTATGGCGAGGCCGATGCGAAGGAGTTCCTGCGGGCGCAGGAGACCGGCGAATCGCGGGACTACGCCATCCGCGGCCCGGGTGGCGTGGTGGTCGGTGGCTGCGGCCTGATGGACCGCGATCCCGGCCGGGAGATCGGCTACTGGCTGGCGAAGGAGCACACCGGCCGGGGTTATGTGACGCGCGCGGCGGCGCTGCTGGTGGCCGAGTCCTGGCGCGAGGGCGCGACCTTCGTCGACATCAAGCACGACGAACGCAACGAACGCAGCGGCGCCGTCCCCCGCCGCCTCGGCTTCATCCACCACGGCGAGGAACTCGCCGACCCGGTCGCCCCGGAGTGCTCGGGCTTCACCCACGTGTGGCGCATGACCCGACCGGAGTGGATCGGCTGA